In the Leptolyngbya sp. FACHB-261 genome, GCCGTTGTGGACTGTGCTGATGTAATTCAAGCGAGGGCAGGGATTGCGCTGAGCTTCACTAACTGAGACGTAGGGCTGATGCGCAAATTGATTGAATACTAGCTCCGTCTCGGGCGTGAACATGTGGTGGAGCGTGTGCAGAGTGGGCGTTTTGACCAGTTCTGCCAGGGCTAAGGCTGAGTGGTCTACATGGCTGTGTAGAATATCGAATTGATGCAATTTGCCGTAGGCTTGAGACAGTTGCAGAACCTCAAAGGCCCTGTAGTCCTTAACACCTGAATCCTGACGCAGGGAATAGGAGCAGGGAGCACAGAGGGTAGCGCGAGTTTTGGAATCGCCCGAAGCAAACAGAGTGACCTCGTGCCCACGCCGCACCAACTCCTCAGTTAGCAGACTCACGGCCAATTCCACGCCGCCATAGCCGGAGGGAGGCACTGGCTCCCACAGAGGCGCGATTTGCGCGATCCACATTTTCAAAGCTCCTTTTATTTAATTTGGCTCAGGCATTCATAGAGTCCTAGCTAATAAAGAATAAAAGTTTAACAGCGTGATCTCTTCTTCCAAGAGAGAGAGCCAGCTTTCGCTGTTCTCTAGTCTCAAAGCCCTATCAATCACTTTGATGTATTTGATACAAAATGGTCCTCACAGAAATCATACTTGGTAGTCTTGAGCATTAGAAATTAGAAGTTTTTGGCTAATCTCAACCCACCTTCTAAACTTTTGATTGGTCTTCAATAGTCACAGCAAACAGTCAAAAATAAGCGTCAAGATGTCCTAAAACCCAACTGGAGTCTAGGCGATTAGATCAAGTAGCAAGATGTTGTTTTGAAATTGATTGCACATCCTAAATTCTTTTAGTACACAACCGGACGGATAGAAGCATGGTTGAGCCTAGTTACTAGTAACGACTAGACGAGCGACGTTTTTATGTACGCTACAGTACACGAAAAAGGTTTTTGATAGCTTGCTTGCTGTTGCTTAATTGCTTTTGATTTAGCTAGAATGCTTGAGGCAAAGCACAATTTATGACAAGATTGTCTAGCCTAAAGTGTTCACCCAAATCAGCATGAACAGTATGAATAGAGAGGATGCTGTTCTTCAGAGTTCAGCTCAAGGGCTTGTCCTCAGCGCGGAGGTGAACATTGCAGAGGTGAACATCATTGATGGTCAGCCCCTGATCCTGACGGTAGACGATCAAGATGACAATCGCATGCTGAGTGCGCTCATCCTAGAAGGGCTGGGTTGTTCTTACATCAGTGCCTGTGACGGAGAGACCGCTCTAGAGCTTAGCCGGTTCTACCAACCCGCCTTGATCCTGCTCGATATTACATTGCCACATCTAAGTGGTGTAGAAGTGCTTCAGAAGCTCAGGCAAAATCCTGAAACCTCAAAAATTCCAATCATTGCGGTCACAGCTATGGCTATGGCTGGTGACCGTGAACGTCTTTTGGCAGTAGGTTTTGATGACTATGTCAGCAAGCCCTACACGATTGAGGAGCTAGAGGCGCGGATTCAACATAACCTCAACTCCTCCTCTGCTCCTGCCTTGTGCTAGTCGCTTGTGAGTTGCTCATGGCCCTTACTGCAGTAGACGATTAAACTCTGTCTTGGCCACTCGGTAGCATTCGCAAGACACAGCTTCTAAGCTCTGGCGATCAATTACTGTTATTTGCCCCCGGCTATAGCGAATCAGCCCAGCTTTCTGTAGGGCGCTGGCCACTTCACTGACTCCCGCGCGGCGTACGCCCAGCATTTGAGCCAGAAATTCCTGGGTGAGTTGAAACTGATCAGAGCGCACGCGGTCATGGGTCATCAGCAGCCAGCGACCACAGCGTTGCTCGATTGAGTGCAGGCAATTGCAGGCTGCAGAGCGAGCCATTTGCACCATTAGGGTATGGGTATAGCGCTGGAGCAGGTTATAAAGTGCACGCTTGCGGTTCTGGCTCACTTCCACCCGAAAGTTTTCTGCACTGATGCGCACCCCTTCACCGCGAACTTGTACAAATGCTTTGACGGGGGTTTTGACTGTCCCTAGAAACACTGGTAGGCCGACCATGCCTTCACTACCCACCGTTGCTGTTTCGACTGCTGTTCCATCAGCCATCAAGGTCAATAAGGAAACAATTCCAGAATGCGGAAAATAAACATAGTCGATGGGTTCATAAGGCTCGTAAAGAACTTGTTTAAGCTCTAGAGAGACAGGCTCCAAATAGGGAAGTAAAAGCTCGTATTCAGCTTGAGGTACAGCGGCCAGAAGCCGATTCTCAGTTCCAGGCGACAGATTTGCAGACACTCAAAGCGCTCAATAGTGTAGCTAGCTGTAGAAATCAGGGCAGCTCCCAACATTAAGCTTTATAACTCTGGCACCTGCATCTGTCCAGGCAGGCAAACGAGTCTGTGCCCTAGGTCACGAATAAGCTTAATACTTTCTCAATTGCCATTGGCAAACCAGAATGAGTCATCAATCCACAGCAATACAACAGCAATATCACAGCAATAAAAAGGCCGCTCAAGGTTGCTCGATATGCTGGCGTTTAGGATTCATTTAGCGTTATCAATGCTTTAGTAAAGATGATCAAAACTGCCTTGAAGGTTTTGATCAAATGTTCTTCAGCAGTAAACGATCGAACTCTGCCTTAACCACCTGGTAGCATTCGCAAGAAACCGCTTCTAAACCAGGTCGATCTAACACCGTAATCTGACCCCGGGTGTAGCGAATCAACCCAGATCTCTGCAACACACTAGCAACCTCACTGACCCCTGCGCGTCGCACTCCTAGCATTTGGGCCAGAAATTCTTGGGTGAGTTGAAACTGATCAGAGCGCACGCGGTCATGGGTCATCAGCAGCCAACGACTACAGCGTTGCTCGATTGAGTGCAGACGATTGCAGGCCGCAGAGTGAGCCATTTGCACCATCAGGGCATGGGTATAGCGCTGGAGCAGGCTGTAGAGTGCACCGTTGCGGTTGAGCTCTGCTCGGAATACTTCCGCATTCAGGCGTAGGCCCTCACCAGGAACCTGCATTACAGCTCTATCAGGTGTACGAGCAGCTCCTAAGAATACCGGCAGACCGACGATGCCCTCGTTGCCCACCGTTGCTGCTTCTACCGCTGAACCATTAGCCATCGGCGTGAGGAGAGAGCCAACGCCACGTTGAATGAAATAGACGTAGTCAATGGGTTGGTTAGACTCATAGAAAACCCACTTCAGTTCTAGAGAAACAGGCTCCAAATAAGGAAGCAGCCGCTCATATTCGCTCCGCGGCAGACCTGCTAGGATTCGGTTCTCAACTTCGGTTTGTAGATTGTTACCCACAGTCGTCAACTGATACAGCTTGACCGCGTGACCTCATACCCAGACAATCACCGTCGAAAGAGTGACTGCGACTACTGATCTCACTCGATTGTTCCGCTCTTGTCATCCTCCCAACGAAGGGAGCGACCTACAGCCTATAAAGGACAGCTACAGCTCCGTAGTAAAGTTTTAAGATCACGAGTTTCACACCCCAGCTCCGAGCTGCCTGCTCTCTAGACCCGCCATGATGAACGACTGGCTCAATCCTGCTCAACGCCTAGGTAGTCTGCCGCCCTACGTTTTTGCCCGTCTAGACGAATTGAAGGCCCGAGCCAGAGAACAGGGACTAGATTTGATCGACCTAGGCATGGGCAACCCCGATGGCCCTACCCCAGAACCCGTGGTCGAAGCAGCCGTTACAGCCCTGCGCGATAGCCGTAATCATGGTTACCCACCCTTTGAGGGCACTGCCAGCTTCCGCCGCACGATTACTGAGTGGTATCTACGCCGCTACAACGTCTCGCTAGATCCGGAAGGGGAAGCTCTACCCTTACTCGGCTCGAAGGAAGGCTTAACCCATTTGGCGCTGGCCTACATCAACCCTGGCGACCTCGTGCTGGTGCCTAGTCCTGCCTATCCAGCCCACTTCCGCGGGCCGTTGATTGCTGGCGCTGAGATTTACCCAATTGTGCTTAAGCGCGAGCAGGACTGGTTGATTGATTTAGGTAGCATTCCTGAAGATGTGGCCCGCCGCGCTCGCGTGCTCTACTTCAATTACCCCAGCAATCCCACTGCTGCGACTGCACCCCGCGAGTTCTTCAAAGACATTGTCGCTTTTGCGCAGAAGTACCAGATTCTCCTGGTCCACGACCTTTGCTACGCCGAACTAGCCTTTGATGGCTATCAACCTACCAGTTTGTTAGAGATTCCTGGCGGTAAGGACATTGGTGTTGAGTTTCACACCCTGTCTAAGACCTACAACATGGCCGGTTGGCGGGTGGGCTTTGTAGTCGGTAACCGACACGTGATCCAAGGCTTGCGCACCCTCAAGACAAACCTGGACTACGGCATCTTTGCCGCGTTGCAAACGGCAGCAGAAACCGCTCTCAATCTCCCTGAGCACTACCTGCAAGCGGTGCAGCAGCGCTACATCACCCGCCGTGATTTTCTGATCGAGGGCTTGGCTAAGCTAGGCTGGTCAGTTCCCAAAACTCGCGCCACCATGTACCTTTGGGTGCCCTGCCCACCGGGAATTGGATCCACTGACTTTGCGCTGAACGTGCTGGAACAAACTGGTGTGGTTTTGACCCCAGGCAATGCTTTCGGCTCTGGCGGCGAGGGCTATGTGCGGGTCAGCCTGATTACTGACTGCGACCGCCTGGGCGAAGCTCTACAGCGTTGGCAAAAAGCGGGCATTCACTACGGCATGGGCTCTACAGCCTGAGCTATATGCCTGAGCTTTACGGCCTGAGTGTAACAATCCATGAGTGACTGCTCCTCAAAAGTGAGAGAAAAACTTAAAAAATGAACTAAAAGTGAAAAGCCGCTACACTGGGATCACTCAGTGAAGGCCTGTGACGGCTGGATGGCTCTATGACTCCTGCTCAAATCTTCTCCTTGTGCGCTTTTAGTTTTATTTTGATCGGGACTGGGCGTCGGCTTAGCTCGTCGGTAGGAGTCCAGTCAACTAGTTCCAGCCAAAGTTGTTCTGGCCTCGAGCAGATCGCAGCCGATCCCTGGCAGTAGGCAGTAGCTTTAACCAGCAGCCGTTTCAAGCATTGGTTAAGTCTTGGCCTGTTGGCTTGAGTGACCCGTTCGGCCCAAAGCCCTTTGACTACTTCTGAATACTTAGTTGTAACTACTTTCAGGACAGCGCACCAAGGTTCTAGCATCAAGGCATGCGGATCCTCTTGGTTGATGATGAAGCTGAACTGGCTGACCCTCTGTCGCGGCTGCTCCGGCACCAGGGTTACAGCGTTGATGTGACCTATGACGGAAACCACGGCGAGCTGCTAGCTCAGCAAGGCGGCTATGACCTGCTGATTCTAGATTGGATGCTGCCTGGGCAGTCTGGTCTCACCATTTGTGAAGGTCTGCGACTCAACGGGGACTCAACCCCTGTACTCTTTCTCACAGCCCGCGATACGGTTGATGACCGTGTGCAGGGTCTCGACAGCGGCGCAGACGATTATTTGGTTAAGCCCTTTGAGTTGCGCGAGCTGTTAGCGCGGGTACGGGCTCTGCTGCGACGACCCATCACATTAGAACAACCCCGCTTGCAAGTTGATGACTTGACGCTAGACCGCAGTAATCAGGTGGCCTATCGCCAAGGCCGTCTGATTGACCTATCGGAGAAGGAGTACCAACTGCTGGAATACTTCATGCGTCAACCCGGCCAACTTCTTAGCCATGAACAGATTCAGCAGCACCTCTGGCCGACCAAGGAGGGCAATGAGCCCCCTGCTAGCAATGTTTTGGCGGCGCAAGTCCGGCTGCTCCGGCGCAAAATCGAGGGTGCGGGTGAAGTGTCCTTGATCCACACGGTGTATGGCAAAGGTTATCGCTTTGGGCCGACAAAATTGGAATAGGGGCAAAGCAACGCTCTACCCCCGAAATCTGGCTACTGAATCTAGTGTGTAGCTTCTGCCCTTTTATTCCAGCTGGTCAATTAAGCTGGCTAACGAGTTCTAGCTCAAATCAGGCTCGCTTGGCGAGTCTGTCTAGCTGGCCGCTTTAGCCTGCCGGTCTAGCTGGCCAATCAGGCTCAGGAGGCGATGGCCACTTCCACCATGGGTTGCAGTTCGCCGTTTTGGTACAGCTCGATCAGAATATCGGAGCCGCCGACAAACTGACCGTCGATGTAGACCTGGGGAATTGTGGGCCAGTTGGAATACTCTTTAATGCCCTGGCGAATTTCTGGATCTTCGAGCACATCCACGGTGGAGAAGGGTGCTCCCAAGGAGTTGAAGATCTGGACAGCGTTGTTGGAGAAGCCGCACTGGGGCATTAGCTTATTGCCCTTCATGAAAATGACGATTTTGTCTTGAGCAACCAGGCTCTCAATGCGCTGCTTCAGTTCTGGAGTCATCTTTAACTTCTACCCTCAGTCTTAAGTCTCGGCTTCCATTGTATGAGCCATTGTCAGGGTTCGGAGTTGGGCTGTGCTTCAGGCCTCGCTGGGATTATGCACTGGCAATAGGACGCTGAAGTTGGACCCTTCGCCCTCGCGGCTGCGTACGGTCACTGAGCCACCACAACGCAACAGCAAGCGCTGCACAATCGCCAACCCCAGACCCACACCCCCGGTATCTTGCATACTGGTGCGCACCCGATAAAAGCGGTCAAAGATGCGGGGCAACTCCTGCGGCGGAATACCAACGCCCGTATCACGAACTTCCAGTTGGACATATTCGCCCTGCGCCCTTGCCCGTACCCAGACACGACCACCAAAGGGGGTGAACTTGATGCTGTTATCAATCAGGTTGATCACGATTTGGCGCAGGTCGGAACTGTGGCAGAGGACGGTGGGCAGGTCAGTCGGAATCGCGTAAGTCAGCACGATGCCTTTTTCTAGGGCAACGGGTTGGTAGGTGCTGGCTAGCCCCGGCACGATTTCTGCCAAGTTCAGAGGTCGGATCTCAGTTTCGACCAGACCTTGATCGAGGTTGACGAGAGCGACCAGACCATTCACCAGCGAGCCCTGACGGACGCATTCATCGCTGAGCACTTTCATGTAGCGCTGTCGCTGGGGCGGCTTGAGGGCCGGAGCTTGGATTAAGGATAGAGCGGTTTTCATGTTGGTGATTGGTGTGCGCAATTCCTGAGCTACCAAGCTCAGAAACTCGTCCTTTAAGCGCAGACTGTTAAGCAGCTCTTCATTTCTCAGGCGCAGTTCTTCGGCCACGTCTGCCTGCTGCCGCAAGGCGGTCCCTTCCTGGCTCAACTCTTCTTGCTGTGCCAGCAGACCTGTGACTAGGCTGCTGACCAGCTCAGGCACTTCACCCGGTTGGGGAGCCAGTTCAGTGACCAGCTCATCCCAAGTTTGAATAGCGCTGGCTCGGGTGGAGGCCGGTAACGCTTCGAGCAGGACAGGACGCAGACCATCCAGACTAT is a window encoding:
- a CDS encoding response regulator; its protein translation is MNREDAVLQSSAQGLVLSAEVNIAEVNIIDGQPLILTVDDQDDNRMLSALILEGLGCSYISACDGETALELSRFYQPALILLDITLPHLSGVEVLQKLRQNPETSKIPIIAVTAMAMAGDRERLLAVGFDDYVSKPYTIEELEARIQHNLNSSSAPALC
- a CDS encoding helix-turn-helix domain-containing protein, encoding MSANLSPGTENRLLAAVPQAEYELLLPYLEPVSLELKQVLYEPYEPIDYVYFPHSGIVSLLTLMADGTAVETATVGSEGMVGLPVFLGTVKTPVKAFVQVRGEGVRISAENFRVEVSQNRKRALYNLLQRYTHTLMVQMARSAACNCLHSIEQRCGRWLLMTHDRVRSDQFQLTQEFLAQMLGVRRAGVSEVASALQKAGLIRYSRGQITVIDRQSLEAVSCECYRVAKTEFNRLLQ
- a CDS encoding Crp/Fnr family transcriptional regulator gives rise to the protein MGNNLQTEVENRILAGLPRSEYERLLPYLEPVSLELKWVFYESNQPIDYVYFIQRGVGSLLTPMANGSAVEAATVGNEGIVGLPVFLGAARTPDRAVMQVPGEGLRLNAEVFRAELNRNGALYSLLQRYTHALMVQMAHSAACNRLHSIEQRCSRWLLMTHDRVRSDQFQLTQEFLAQMLGVRRAGVSEVASVLQRSGLIRYTRGQITVLDRPGLEAVSCECYQVVKAEFDRLLLKNI
- a CDS encoding aspartate aminotransferase → MMNDWLNPAQRLGSLPPYVFARLDELKARAREQGLDLIDLGMGNPDGPTPEPVVEAAVTALRDSRNHGYPPFEGTASFRRTITEWYLRRYNVSLDPEGEALPLLGSKEGLTHLALAYINPGDLVLVPSPAYPAHFRGPLIAGAEIYPIVLKREQDWLIDLGSIPEDVARRARVLYFNYPSNPTAATAPREFFKDIVAFAQKYQILLVHDLCYAELAFDGYQPTSLLEIPGGKDIGVEFHTLSKTYNMAGWRVGFVVGNRHVIQGLRTLKTNLDYGIFAALQTAAETALNLPEHYLQAVQQRYITRRDFLIEGLAKLGWSVPKTRATMYLWVPCPPGIGSTDFALNVLEQTGVVLTPGNAFGSGGEGYVRVSLITDCDRLGEALQRWQKAGIHYGMGSTA
- the rppA gene encoding two-component system response regulator RppA is translated as MRILLVDDEAELADPLSRLLRHQGYSVDVTYDGNHGELLAQQGGYDLLILDWMLPGQSGLTICEGLRLNGDSTPVLFLTARDTVDDRVQGLDSGADDYLVKPFELRELLARVRALLRRPITLEQPRLQVDDLTLDRSNQVAYRQGRLIDLSEKEYQLLEYFMRQPGQLLSHEQIQQHLWPTKEGNEPPASNVLAAQVRLLRRKIEGAGEVSLIHTVYGKGYRFGPTKLE
- the grxD gene encoding Grx4 family monothiol glutaredoxin, with amino-acid sequence MTPELKQRIESLVAQDKIVIFMKGNKLMPQCGFSNNAVQIFNSLGAPFSTVDVLEDPEIRQGIKEYSNWPTIPQVYIDGQFVGGSDILIELYQNGELQPMVEVAIAS
- a CDS encoding ATP-binding protein, which translates into the protein MSQTLPPHASLYELVLNQTGTVAEPLQISSRTLMSACRLLMDLLIERRAPALVCAKLPGSFPQLGEIERYQNLAESASQLYLFSSAEGTSEEGKAKPATNGLEALDSTEELLEGLIDLPQLTWVRLPAAHRLSREDFLLILCSEFAVLLLAHHPRTDDETLSPLPVPAPSLSQLASTASTASNKRVLLTLCSFDMTTVRNSLDGLRPVLLEALPASTRASAIQTWDELVTELAPQPGEVPELVSSLVTGLLAQQEELSQEGTALRQQADVAEELRLRNEELLNSLRLKDEFLSLVAQELRTPITNMKTALSLIQAPALKPPQRQRYMKVLSDECVRQGSLVNGLVALVNLDQGLVETEIRPLNLAEIVPGLASTYQPVALEKGIVLTYAIPTDLPTVLCHSSDLRQIVINLIDNSIKFTPFGGRVWVRARAQGEYVQLEVRDTGVGIPPQELPRIFDRFYRVRTSMQDTGGVGLGLAIVQRLLLRCGGSVTVRSREGEGSNFSVLLPVHNPSEA